From Primulina tabacum isolate GXHZ01 chromosome 2, ASM2559414v2, whole genome shotgun sequence, one genomic window encodes:
- the LOC142521974 gene encoding transcription factor bHLH122-like isoform X1, with protein MNNQREFQQNMVMGSGLTRYRSAPSSYFSTLLNSSNIMGDDGFGEDEFEHLFNPPASSPETQKFFSRFMNNSETIHENCSSNMKLQSQINPLYPPPRKSESSVHKPQQQLQRQQKSDDFSSVPHMMYHIINTGAANSDMQDSDYGWMGSLNSNSAVQMKTEEGGGGGLIRHRSSPAGLFESINIKNELGAANLSPVDYKTAENSPGEGRFGENRDKNGGYSSGFPVNSWDDSPDSFFKGLTDNHQQSIEGGSKHTIPKLSHHLSLPKNSAELLTVEKLMQDSVPFKIRAKRGFATHPRSIAERVRRTKISERMRKLQDLVPNMEKQTNTSDMLDLAVEYIKDLQRQVKTLSDNHAKCSCSARQKP; from the exons TCAGCGTGAGTTCCAGCAAAATATGGTGATGGGCTCTGGATTAACTCGCTACCGATCTGCGCCGAGCTCTTATTTTTCAACTCTTTTAAACAGCAGTAACATCATGGGTGATGATGGATTTGGGGAAGATGAATTTGAGCATCTTTTCAACCCTCCAGCTTCAAGTCCTGAGACCCAGAAATTTTTCTCCAGATTCATGAATAATTCCGAAACCATTCACGAAAACTGCTCTTCCAATATGAAGTTACAGTCACAAATAAATCCACTGTATCCGCCGCCGAGAAAGAGCGAATCTTCAGTCCACAAACCTCAGCAGCAATTGCAGAGACAACAGAAGAGCGATGACTTTTCTTCGGTTCCTCATATGATGTATCATATCATTAATACCGGTGCTGCAAATTCTGATATGCAAGATTCGGATTATGGATGGATGGGTTCACTGAATTCGAACTCCGCCGTGCAGATGAAGACGGAAGAGGGTGGTGGCGGAGGTCTCATTCGACACAGAAGTTCTCCTGCTGGATTATTCGAAAGCATAAACATCAAGAATG AGCTCGGTGCAGCGAATTTAAGCCCAGTGGATTATAAAACTGCAGAAAACAGTCCTGGAGAGGGACGATTCGGCGAAAATCGCGATAAAAATGGTGGATACAGCTCGGGTTTCCCAGTGAATTCTTGGGATGATTCACCTGACAGTTTCTTCAAAGGATTAACAGATAATCATCAG CAGAGTATTGAAGGCGGAAGTAAGCATACAATTCCCAAGTTGTCTCATCACCTGAGTCTGCCCAAAAATTCAGCTGAATTATTAACCGTAGAGAAACTGATGCAAGACTCCGTGCCCTTTAAAATCAGAGCAAAAAGGGGTTTTGCCACGCACCCGCGAAGCATAGCTGAAAGA GTTAGAAGAACCAAAATTAGTGAACGGATGAGGAAGCTGCAAGATCTTGTGCCTAACATGGAAAAG CAAACTAATACATCAGACATGTTGGATTTAGCCGTTGAATACATCAAAGACCTTCAACGACAAGTAAAG ACGCTTTCTGATAATCACGCCAAGTGCTCTTGTTCGGCTAGGCAGAAACCATAG
- the LOC142521974 gene encoding transcription factor bHLH122-like isoform X2, producing the protein MNNQREFQQNMVMGSGLTRYRSAPSSYFSTLLNSSNIMGDDGFGEDEFEHLFNPPASSPETQKFFSRFMNNSETIHENCSSNMKLQSQINPLYPPPRKSESSVHKPQQQLQRQQKSDDFSSVPHMMYHIINTGAANSDMQDSDYGWMGSLNSNSAVQMKTEEGGGGGLIRHRSSPAGLFESINIKNELGAANLSPVDYKTAENSPGEGRFGENRDKNGGYSSGFPVNSWDDSPDSFFKGLTDNHQSIEGGSKHTIPKLSHHLSLPKNSAELLTVEKLMQDSVPFKIRAKRGFATHPRSIAERVRRTKISERMRKLQDLVPNMEKQTNTSDMLDLAVEYIKDLQRQVKTLSDNHAKCSCSARQKP; encoded by the exons TCAGCGTGAGTTCCAGCAAAATATGGTGATGGGCTCTGGATTAACTCGCTACCGATCTGCGCCGAGCTCTTATTTTTCAACTCTTTTAAACAGCAGTAACATCATGGGTGATGATGGATTTGGGGAAGATGAATTTGAGCATCTTTTCAACCCTCCAGCTTCAAGTCCTGAGACCCAGAAATTTTTCTCCAGATTCATGAATAATTCCGAAACCATTCACGAAAACTGCTCTTCCAATATGAAGTTACAGTCACAAATAAATCCACTGTATCCGCCGCCGAGAAAGAGCGAATCTTCAGTCCACAAACCTCAGCAGCAATTGCAGAGACAACAGAAGAGCGATGACTTTTCTTCGGTTCCTCATATGATGTATCATATCATTAATACCGGTGCTGCAAATTCTGATATGCAAGATTCGGATTATGGATGGATGGGTTCACTGAATTCGAACTCCGCCGTGCAGATGAAGACGGAAGAGGGTGGTGGCGGAGGTCTCATTCGACACAGAAGTTCTCCTGCTGGATTATTCGAAAGCATAAACATCAAGAATG AGCTCGGTGCAGCGAATTTAAGCCCAGTGGATTATAAAACTGCAGAAAACAGTCCTGGAGAGGGACGATTCGGCGAAAATCGCGATAAAAATGGTGGATACAGCTCGGGTTTCCCAGTGAATTCTTGGGATGATTCACCTGACAGTTTCTTCAAAGGATTAACAGATAATCATCAG AGTATTGAAGGCGGAAGTAAGCATACAATTCCCAAGTTGTCTCATCACCTGAGTCTGCCCAAAAATTCAGCTGAATTATTAACCGTAGAGAAACTGATGCAAGACTCCGTGCCCTTTAAAATCAGAGCAAAAAGGGGTTTTGCCACGCACCCGCGAAGCATAGCTGAAAGA GTTAGAAGAACCAAAATTAGTGAACGGATGAGGAAGCTGCAAGATCTTGTGCCTAACATGGAAAAG CAAACTAATACATCAGACATGTTGGATTTAGCCGTTGAATACATCAAAGACCTTCAACGACAAGTAAAG ACGCTTTCTGATAATCACGCCAAGTGCTCTTGTTCGGCTAGGCAGAAACCATAG
- the LOC142521974 gene encoding transcription factor bHLH122-like isoform X4 — translation MNNQREFQQNMVMGSGLTRYRSAPSSYFSTLLNSSNIMGDDGFGEDEFEHLFNPPASSPETQKFFSRFMNNSETIHENCSSNMKLQSQINPLYPPPRKSESSVHKPQQQLQRQQKSDDFSSVPHMMYHIINTGAANSDMQDSDYGWMGSLNSNSAVQMKTEEGGGGGLIRHRSSPAGLFESINIKNENSPGEGRFGENRDKNGGYSSGFPVNSWDDSPDSFFKGLTDNHQQSIEGGSKHTIPKLSHHLSLPKNSAELLTVEKLMQDSVPFKIRAKRGFATHPRSIAERVRRTKISERMRKLQDLVPNMEKQTNTSDMLDLAVEYIKDLQRQVKTLSDNHAKCSCSARQKP, via the exons TCAGCGTGAGTTCCAGCAAAATATGGTGATGGGCTCTGGATTAACTCGCTACCGATCTGCGCCGAGCTCTTATTTTTCAACTCTTTTAAACAGCAGTAACATCATGGGTGATGATGGATTTGGGGAAGATGAATTTGAGCATCTTTTCAACCCTCCAGCTTCAAGTCCTGAGACCCAGAAATTTTTCTCCAGATTCATGAATAATTCCGAAACCATTCACGAAAACTGCTCTTCCAATATGAAGTTACAGTCACAAATAAATCCACTGTATCCGCCGCCGAGAAAGAGCGAATCTTCAGTCCACAAACCTCAGCAGCAATTGCAGAGACAACAGAAGAGCGATGACTTTTCTTCGGTTCCTCATATGATGTATCATATCATTAATACCGGTGCTGCAAATTCTGATATGCAAGATTCGGATTATGGATGGATGGGTTCACTGAATTCGAACTCCGCCGTGCAGATGAAGACGGAAGAGGGTGGTGGCGGAGGTCTCATTCGACACAGAAGTTCTCCTGCTGGATTATTCGAAAGCATAAACATCAAGAATG AAAACAGTCCTGGAGAGGGACGATTCGGCGAAAATCGCGATAAAAATGGTGGATACAGCTCGGGTTTCCCAGTGAATTCTTGGGATGATTCACCTGACAGTTTCTTCAAAGGATTAACAGATAATCATCAG CAGAGTATTGAAGGCGGAAGTAAGCATACAATTCCCAAGTTGTCTCATCACCTGAGTCTGCCCAAAAATTCAGCTGAATTATTAACCGTAGAGAAACTGATGCAAGACTCCGTGCCCTTTAAAATCAGAGCAAAAAGGGGTTTTGCCACGCACCCGCGAAGCATAGCTGAAAGA GTTAGAAGAACCAAAATTAGTGAACGGATGAGGAAGCTGCAAGATCTTGTGCCTAACATGGAAAAG CAAACTAATACATCAGACATGTTGGATTTAGCCGTTGAATACATCAAAGACCTTCAACGACAAGTAAAG ACGCTTTCTGATAATCACGCCAAGTGCTCTTGTTCGGCTAGGCAGAAACCATAG
- the LOC142521974 gene encoding transcription factor bHLH122-like isoform X5: MNNQREFQQNMVMGSGLTRYRSAPSSYFSTLLNSSNIMGDDGFGEDEFEHLFNPPASSPETQKFFSRFMNNSETIHENCSSNMKLQSQINPLYPPPRKSESSVHKPQQQLQRQQKSDDFSSVPHMMYHIINTGAANSDMQDSDYGWMGSLNSNSAVQMKTEEGGGGGLIRHRSSPAGLFESINIKNENSPGEGRFGENRDKNGGYSSGFPVNSWDDSPDSFFKGLTDNHQSIEGGSKHTIPKLSHHLSLPKNSAELLTVEKLMQDSVPFKIRAKRGFATHPRSIAERVRRTKISERMRKLQDLVPNMEKQTNTSDMLDLAVEYIKDLQRQVKTLSDNHAKCSCSARQKP; this comes from the exons TCAGCGTGAGTTCCAGCAAAATATGGTGATGGGCTCTGGATTAACTCGCTACCGATCTGCGCCGAGCTCTTATTTTTCAACTCTTTTAAACAGCAGTAACATCATGGGTGATGATGGATTTGGGGAAGATGAATTTGAGCATCTTTTCAACCCTCCAGCTTCAAGTCCTGAGACCCAGAAATTTTTCTCCAGATTCATGAATAATTCCGAAACCATTCACGAAAACTGCTCTTCCAATATGAAGTTACAGTCACAAATAAATCCACTGTATCCGCCGCCGAGAAAGAGCGAATCTTCAGTCCACAAACCTCAGCAGCAATTGCAGAGACAACAGAAGAGCGATGACTTTTCTTCGGTTCCTCATATGATGTATCATATCATTAATACCGGTGCTGCAAATTCTGATATGCAAGATTCGGATTATGGATGGATGGGTTCACTGAATTCGAACTCCGCCGTGCAGATGAAGACGGAAGAGGGTGGTGGCGGAGGTCTCATTCGACACAGAAGTTCTCCTGCTGGATTATTCGAAAGCATAAACATCAAGAATG AAAACAGTCCTGGAGAGGGACGATTCGGCGAAAATCGCGATAAAAATGGTGGATACAGCTCGGGTTTCCCAGTGAATTCTTGGGATGATTCACCTGACAGTTTCTTCAAAGGATTAACAGATAATCATCAG AGTATTGAAGGCGGAAGTAAGCATACAATTCCCAAGTTGTCTCATCACCTGAGTCTGCCCAAAAATTCAGCTGAATTATTAACCGTAGAGAAACTGATGCAAGACTCCGTGCCCTTTAAAATCAGAGCAAAAAGGGGTTTTGCCACGCACCCGCGAAGCATAGCTGAAAGA GTTAGAAGAACCAAAATTAGTGAACGGATGAGGAAGCTGCAAGATCTTGTGCCTAACATGGAAAAG CAAACTAATACATCAGACATGTTGGATTTAGCCGTTGAATACATCAAAGACCTTCAACGACAAGTAAAG ACGCTTTCTGATAATCACGCCAAGTGCTCTTGTTCGGCTAGGCAGAAACCATAG
- the LOC142521974 gene encoding transcription factor bHLH122-like isoform X3 translates to MVMGSGLTRYRSAPSSYFSTLLNSSNIMGDDGFGEDEFEHLFNPPASSPETQKFFSRFMNNSETIHENCSSNMKLQSQINPLYPPPRKSESSVHKPQQQLQRQQKSDDFSSVPHMMYHIINTGAANSDMQDSDYGWMGSLNSNSAVQMKTEEGGGGGLIRHRSSPAGLFESINIKNELGAANLSPVDYKTAENSPGEGRFGENRDKNGGYSSGFPVNSWDDSPDSFFKGLTDNHQQSIEGGSKHTIPKLSHHLSLPKNSAELLTVEKLMQDSVPFKIRAKRGFATHPRSIAERVRRTKISERMRKLQDLVPNMEKQTNTSDMLDLAVEYIKDLQRQVKTLSDNHAKCSCSARQKP, encoded by the exons ATGGTGATGGGCTCTGGATTAACTCGCTACCGATCTGCGCCGAGCTCTTATTTTTCAACTCTTTTAAACAGCAGTAACATCATGGGTGATGATGGATTTGGGGAAGATGAATTTGAGCATCTTTTCAACCCTCCAGCTTCAAGTCCTGAGACCCAGAAATTTTTCTCCAGATTCATGAATAATTCCGAAACCATTCACGAAAACTGCTCTTCCAATATGAAGTTACAGTCACAAATAAATCCACTGTATCCGCCGCCGAGAAAGAGCGAATCTTCAGTCCACAAACCTCAGCAGCAATTGCAGAGACAACAGAAGAGCGATGACTTTTCTTCGGTTCCTCATATGATGTATCATATCATTAATACCGGTGCTGCAAATTCTGATATGCAAGATTCGGATTATGGATGGATGGGTTCACTGAATTCGAACTCCGCCGTGCAGATGAAGACGGAAGAGGGTGGTGGCGGAGGTCTCATTCGACACAGAAGTTCTCCTGCTGGATTATTCGAAAGCATAAACATCAAGAATG AGCTCGGTGCAGCGAATTTAAGCCCAGTGGATTATAAAACTGCAGAAAACAGTCCTGGAGAGGGACGATTCGGCGAAAATCGCGATAAAAATGGTGGATACAGCTCGGGTTTCCCAGTGAATTCTTGGGATGATTCACCTGACAGTTTCTTCAAAGGATTAACAGATAATCATCAG CAGAGTATTGAAGGCGGAAGTAAGCATACAATTCCCAAGTTGTCTCATCACCTGAGTCTGCCCAAAAATTCAGCTGAATTATTAACCGTAGAGAAACTGATGCAAGACTCCGTGCCCTTTAAAATCAGAGCAAAAAGGGGTTTTGCCACGCACCCGCGAAGCATAGCTGAAAGA GTTAGAAGAACCAAAATTAGTGAACGGATGAGGAAGCTGCAAGATCTTGTGCCTAACATGGAAAAG CAAACTAATACATCAGACATGTTGGATTTAGCCGTTGAATACATCAAAGACCTTCAACGACAAGTAAAG ACGCTTTCTGATAATCACGCCAAGTGCTCTTGTTCGGCTAGGCAGAAACCATAG